A section of the Verrucomicrobium sp. GAS474 genome encodes:
- a CDS encoding ribonucleoside-diphosphate reductase subunit alpha, producing MSDAPKGQMNLTGIDPLQEREFTIRKRSGRVETFNEERIFLAVEAAFKAEREVAGANPLTEADHLAVRQVTDRVVEQALAFAVQGEQLEIERIQDLVELQLMKGGHLGIARRYIIYREERRLARALRGDKDLSGQPQASVMVTRSNGQQEPLDTQRVRRELMQACRGLEDRCSWREMADEALVTLYDGVRTSEVAQSMVMTAKSRIEREPAYTYVAARLLLNKVYREVLPAESLREYGVDIAAIHTAHFADYVKHGVEVGRLHADLLGFDLPRIAAALRIERDEKFTYMGIQTVYDRYLLHDHGRRIESPQYFWMRVSMGLAMREGDRKDERAIEFYEVLSSFLLTSSTPTLFNAGTLHPQLSSCYLSTVMDDLDHIFKVVADDAKLSKWAGGLGNDWSNIRATGSVIKGTNGTSQGVIPFLKVANDTAVAVNQGGKRKGAMCAYLETWHLDVEDFLELRKNTGDERRRTHDMNTANWIPDLFMKRVASGGTWTLFSPSDVKDLHDLYGAAFEARYTEYEGRADRGEIKLFKRIDAMQLWRKMLTMLFETGHPWITFKDPSNVRSPQDHAGVVHSSNLCTEILLNTSEAETAVCNLASVNLPNHIVDGRFDEELVAKTIKTGMRMLDNVIDINYYPTPEAKASNLKHRPVGLGLMGFQDALYKLRISYASQAAVEFADKSMEVISYYAILASSELAAERGTYESYKGSKWDRGLLPIDTIDLLERERGGEVDVDRSSTMDWAVVRESLKKHGMRNSNTMAIAPTATISNITGVSQSIEPTYKNLYAKSNLSGEFTTVNTYLIEDLRALGIWDSEMLDDLKYFDGSLLEIERVPDAIKEVYRTSFEIDPVWIVEAASRRQKWIDMGQSLNLYIAAPSGKKLNDMYFLSWRKGLKTTYYLRSVAATSVEKSTLDVNRRGLQPRWMKNKSASSNIKVDRAEEAAEVPAATVPQASPMPAVAKVSEDDITAGPGVEAPKACSLDNPDCESCQ from the coding sequence ATGAGTGATGCGCCTAAAGGTCAGATGAATTTGACGGGGATCGATCCCCTCCAGGAGCGGGAATTTACGATCCGCAAGCGGAGCGGCCGCGTGGAGACGTTCAACGAGGAGCGGATCTTCCTCGCCGTCGAAGCCGCCTTCAAGGCGGAGCGCGAGGTCGCCGGGGCGAATCCGCTCACCGAGGCCGATCACCTCGCCGTCCGCCAGGTCACCGACCGCGTCGTCGAGCAGGCCCTCGCCTTCGCCGTCCAGGGGGAGCAGCTCGAGATCGAGCGGATCCAGGACCTCGTCGAGCTCCAGCTCATGAAGGGCGGCCACCTCGGCATCGCCCGCCGCTACATCATCTACCGCGAGGAGCGCCGCCTCGCCCGCGCCCTCCGCGGGGACAAGGACCTCTCCGGCCAGCCGCAGGCCAGCGTCATGGTCACCCGTTCCAACGGCCAGCAGGAACCCCTCGACACGCAGCGCGTCCGCCGCGAGCTGATGCAGGCCTGCCGCGGCCTCGAGGACCGCTGCTCCTGGCGCGAGATGGCCGACGAGGCCCTCGTCACCCTCTATGACGGCGTCCGCACCTCCGAGGTCGCCCAGTCGATGGTCATGACGGCGAAGTCCCGCATCGAGCGGGAGCCCGCCTACACCTACGTCGCCGCCCGCCTCCTCCTGAACAAGGTCTACCGCGAGGTCCTCCCCGCCGAGTCGCTCCGCGAATACGGCGTCGACATCGCCGCGATCCACACGGCCCACTTCGCCGACTACGTGAAGCACGGCGTCGAGGTCGGCCGCCTCCATGCCGATCTCCTCGGCTTCGACCTCCCCCGGATCGCCGCCGCGCTCCGCATCGAGCGGGACGAGAAGTTCACCTACATGGGGATCCAGACGGTCTACGACCGCTACCTCCTCCACGACCACGGCCGCCGGATCGAGTCCCCCCAGTACTTCTGGATGCGCGTCTCGATGGGCCTCGCCATGCGCGAGGGCGACCGGAAGGACGAGCGGGCGATCGAGTTCTACGAGGTCCTCTCCTCGTTCCTCCTCACCTCGTCGACGCCGACGCTCTTCAACGCCGGCACCCTCCATCCCCAGCTCAGCTCCTGCTACCTCTCGACGGTGATGGACGACCTCGACCACATCTTCAAGGTCGTCGCCGACGACGCGAAGCTCTCCAAGTGGGCGGGCGGCCTCGGCAACGACTGGTCGAACATCCGCGCCACCGGCTCCGTCATCAAGGGGACGAACGGCACCAGCCAGGGCGTCATCCCGTTCCTCAAGGTCGCGAACGACACCGCCGTCGCCGTCAACCAGGGCGGCAAGCGGAAGGGCGCGATGTGCGCCTACCTCGAGACGTGGCACCTCGACGTCGAGGACTTCCTCGAGCTCCGCAAGAACACCGGCGACGAGCGCCGCCGCACGCACGACATGAACACGGCGAACTGGATTCCCGACCTCTTCATGAAGCGCGTCGCCTCCGGCGGCACCTGGACCCTCTTCAGCCCGAGCGACGTCAAGGACCTCCACGACCTCTACGGCGCCGCCTTCGAGGCCCGCTACACCGAGTACGAGGGCCGTGCCGACCGCGGCGAGATCAAGCTCTTCAAGCGGATCGACGCGATGCAGCTCTGGCGCAAGATGCTGACGATGCTCTTCGAGACGGGCCACCCCTGGATCACCTTCAAGGATCCCTCGAACGTCCGCTCCCCCCAGGACCACGCCGGCGTCGTCCACAGCTCGAACCTCTGCACCGAGATCCTGCTGAACACCTCGGAAGCCGAGACCGCCGTCTGCAACCTCGCCTCGGTCAACCTGCCGAACCACATCGTCGACGGGCGCTTCGACGAGGAGCTCGTCGCCAAGACGATCAAGACCGGCATGCGGATGCTCGATAACGTCATCGACATCAATTACTATCCGACCCCCGAGGCGAAGGCCTCGAACCTGAAGCACCGCCCCGTCGGCCTCGGCCTCATGGGCTTCCAGGACGCGCTCTACAAGCTGCGGATCTCCTACGCCAGCCAGGCGGCGGTCGAGTTCGCCGACAAGAGCATGGAGGTCATCTCCTACTACGCCATCCTCGCCTCCTCGGAGCTGGCGGCGGAGCGCGGCACCTACGAGAGCTACAAGGGCTCGAAGTGGGATCGCGGCCTCCTCCCCATCGACACCATCGACCTCCTCGAGCGCGAGCGCGGCGGCGAGGTCGATGTCGACCGCTCCTCCACGATGGATTGGGCCGTCGTCCGCGAGTCGCTGAAGAAGCACGGGATGCGGAACAGCAACACGATGGCGATCGCCCCGACGGCGACGATCTCGAACATCACCGGCGTCTCCCAGTCGATCGAGCCGACCTACAAGAACCTCTACGCGAAGTCGAACCTCTCGGGCGAGTTCACCACCGTGAACACCTACCTCATCGAGGACCTCCGCGCCCTCGGGATCTGGGACTCGGAGATGCTCGACGACCTGAAGTACTTCGACGGCTCCCTCCTCGAGATCGAGCGGGTGCCCGACGCGATCAAGGAAGTCTACCGGACCTCCTTCGAGATCGACCCCGTCTGGATCGTCGAGGCGGCCAGCCGCCGCCAGAAGTGGATCGACATGGGCCAGTCCCTCAACCTCTACATCGCCGCCCCGAGCGGCAAGAAGCTCAACGACATGTATTTCCTGTCGTGGCGCAAGGGGTTGAAGACGACCTACTACCTCCGCTCCGTCGCGGCGACCTCGGTCGAGAAATCGACCCTCGACGTCAACCGGCGCGGCCTCCAGCCCCGCTGGATGAAGAACAAGAGCGCCTCGTCGAACATCAAGGTCGACCGGGCCGAGGAAGCCGCCGAGGTCCCCGCGGCCACGGTTCCCCAAGCCTCGCCGATGCCCGCCGTCGCCAAGGTTTCCGAGGACGACATCACGGCCGGGCCGGGCGTCGAGGCCCCGAAGGCCTGCTCGCTCGACAACCCCGACTGCGAATCGTGCCAGTAA
- a CDS encoding ribonucleotide-diphosphate reductase subunit beta — protein sequence MSCCNVGDERPAPHDLNKRVNVEDKRLINCNTVDVNQLMPLKYKWAWEHYLNGCSNNWMPSEVPMQRDIELWKSNRLTPDERQVILRNLGFFSTAESLVGNNIVLAIFKHVTNPEARQYLLRQAFEEAVHTHTFHYIVESLALDEREIFNMYHEVNSIHDKDAFEMELTKGIMREDFNTSTTAGVQQFLKNLIGFYIIMEGIFFYSGFVMILSFKRQNKMAGIGEQFEYILRDETTHLNFGIDLINGIKEENPEAWTPEFQKEIESLIDQAVELEVAYAQDCLPRGILGLNAGLFREYVQYIADRRFERIGLKAKFGSKNPFPWMSETMDLGKEKNFFETRVTEYQHGSSLNSTW from the coding sequence ATGTCTTGCTGCAATGTCGGTGATGAACGGCCCGCCCCCCACGACCTGAACAAACGGGTCAACGTCGAGGACAAGCGCCTCATCAACTGCAACACGGTCGACGTGAACCAGCTCATGCCCTTGAAGTACAAGTGGGCGTGGGAACACTACCTCAACGGCTGCTCCAACAACTGGATGCCGTCCGAGGTCCCGATGCAGCGCGACATCGAGCTCTGGAAGTCGAACCGCCTCACCCCGGACGAGCGGCAGGTCATCCTCCGCAACCTCGGCTTCTTCAGCACCGCCGAGAGCCTCGTCGGGAACAACATCGTCCTCGCGATCTTCAAGCACGTGACGAACCCCGAGGCCCGGCAGTACCTCCTCCGCCAGGCCTTCGAGGAAGCCGTCCACACCCACACCTTCCACTACATCGTGGAGTCCCTCGCCCTCGACGAGCGCGAGATCTTCAACATGTACCACGAGGTGAACTCGATCCACGACAAGGACGCCTTCGAGATGGAGCTGACGAAGGGGATCATGCGCGAGGACTTCAACACCTCGACCACCGCCGGGGTCCAGCAGTTCCTCAAGAACCTCATCGGCTTCTACATCATCATGGAGGGGATCTTCTTCTACTCCGGCTTCGTGATGATCCTCTCCTTCAAGCGCCAGAACAAGATGGCGGGCATCGGGGAGCAGTTCGAGTACATCCTCCGCGACGAGACGACCCACCTCAACTTCGGCATCGACCTGATCAACGGGATCAAGGAAGAGAACCCCGAGGCGTGGACCCCCGAGTTCCAGAAGGAAATCGAATCGCTCATCGACCAGGCCGTCGAGCTCGAGGTCGCCTACGCGCAGGACTGCCTCCCGCGCGGCATCCTGGGACTCAACGCGGGCCTCTTCCGCGAATACGTCCAGTATATCGCCGACCGCCGCTTCGAGCGCATCGGCCTCAAGGCCAAGTTCGGCTCGAAGAACCCGTTCCCCTGGATGAGCGAGACGATGGACCTTGGCAAGGAGAAGAACTTCTTCGAGACCCGCGTCACCGAGTACCAGCACGGCAGCTCGCTGAACTCGACCTGGTAA
- a CDS encoding ferritin, with amino-acid sequence MSLISKKIADAINQQIGMEFGASLQYDAIAAYFDTEALPNLAKHFYQQANEERMHAHKFMKFVIDAGAIVEIPTIKAPQSRFKWAGAAVKLAYDNEIVVTNSINSIAVLASKEANFTTLNFLQWFIEEQVEEVSSADQLLKIVERAGEGGVLFVDDYLARAKGGEGKK; translated from the coding sequence ATGTCCCTCATTTCCAAAAAAATCGCCGACGCCATCAACCAGCAGATCGGCATGGAGTTCGGCGCGTCGCTCCAGTACGACGCCATCGCGGCCTACTTCGACACCGAGGCGCTCCCGAACCTGGCGAAGCATTTCTACCAGCAGGCGAATGAGGAGCGGATGCACGCCCACAAGTTCATGAAGTTCGTCATCGACGCCGGGGCCATCGTCGAGATCCCGACGATCAAGGCGCCGCAGTCCCGCTTCAAGTGGGCCGGCGCGGCGGTGAAGCTCGCCTACGACAACGAGATCGTCGTGACGAACTCGATCAACTCGATCGCGGTCCTCGCCTCGAAGGAGGCGAATTTCACCACGCTCAACTTCCTCCAGTGGTTCATCGAGGAGCAGGTCGAAGAAGTCTCCTCCGCCGACCAGCTCCTGAAGATCGTCGAGCGGGCCGGAGAGGGCGGCGTCCTCTTCGTCGACGATTACCTCGCCCGCGCCAAGGGCGGCGAGGGGAAGAAGTAG
- a CDS encoding efflux transporter outer membrane subunit — protein sequence MNVPANRRRLALLLPVLLAGCTMAPDYQRPAADGIVEPAWPKSGTVKPVSTDTAGKPTADLIGWRDFYTDPRLQRLIERSLANNGDLRVAVLNVARARAQYQISDSLLFPTVDGVASADIEKTPKTLSQTGSPVTSHAYSLSLGTTSYELDLFGRVRSLKDQALHAYLALQETQTSVQITLVSEVAGAWFTWLADRDLLRFNTESLATQRQSVDALRQSRKQGVISELSLRDAEALLHSSEADVAQATRQVAQSRNALEQLLGEPLTPEVEVFLTQGGGLATSSVSLPQLPPGLPSDLLTRRPDLRAAEQTLQAYNANIGAARAAFFPSVTLTAAVGTGANGMSGLFAKGSGLWQFAPEIRLPIFDGGVNAANLKVSKIDRDIALTQYKQTIQTAFRETADALAARATYEDQLRATEQEAKDAEESYNLSLLRFHNGIDTLLNTLTRQRTFLAAQQTAINLRLARLQNLVTLYRVLGGGWQEGGKKEAESQAEGTLPSQ from the coding sequence ATGAACGTGCCCGCGAATCGCCGCCGCCTCGCCCTCCTCCTCCCCGTCCTCCTGGCCGGGTGCACCATGGCGCCCGATTACCAGCGCCCCGCCGCCGACGGCATCGTCGAACCCGCGTGGCCGAAGTCGGGAACCGTGAAGCCGGTCTCGACCGACACCGCCGGGAAGCCGACCGCCGACCTCATCGGCTGGCGCGATTTCTACACCGATCCCCGCCTCCAGCGCCTGATCGAACGCTCCCTCGCGAACAACGGCGACCTCCGCGTCGCCGTCCTCAACGTCGCCCGCGCCCGCGCCCAATACCAGATCTCCGACAGCCTCCTCTTCCCCACCGTCGACGGCGTCGCCTCCGCCGACATCGAGAAGACGCCGAAGACCCTCTCCCAGACCGGCTCCCCCGTCACCAGCCACGCCTATTCCCTGAGCCTCGGCACCACCTCCTACGAGCTCGACCTCTTCGGCCGCGTCCGCAGCCTCAAGGACCAGGCCCTCCACGCCTACCTCGCCCTCCAGGAGACCCAGACCTCCGTCCAGATCACCCTCGTCTCCGAAGTCGCCGGGGCGTGGTTCACCTGGCTCGCCGACCGCGACCTCCTCCGCTTCAACACGGAGAGCCTCGCCACCCAGCGCCAAAGCGTCGACGCCCTCCGGCAAAGCCGCAAGCAGGGCGTCATCTCCGAGCTCTCCCTCCGCGACGCCGAGGCCCTCCTCCATTCCTCCGAGGCCGACGTCGCCCAGGCCACCCGCCAGGTCGCCCAAAGCCGCAACGCCCTGGAACAGCTCCTCGGCGAGCCCCTCACCCCCGAGGTCGAGGTCTTCCTCACCCAGGGCGGCGGCCTCGCCACCTCCTCCGTCTCCCTTCCCCAGCTCCCGCCCGGACTCCCCTCCGACCTCCTCACCCGCCGCCCCGACCTCCGCGCCGCCGAGCAGACCCTCCAGGCCTACAACGCGAACATCGGCGCCGCCCGCGCCGCCTTCTTCCCCAGCGTCACCCTCACCGCCGCCGTCGGCACCGGGGCCAACGGCATGTCGGGCCTCTTCGCGAAGGGTTCCGGCCTCTGGCAGTTCGCCCCCGAGATCCGCCTCCCCATCTTCGACGGCGGCGTCAACGCGGCCAACCTCAAGGTCTCCAAGATCGACCGGGACATCGCCCTCACCCAATACAAGCAGACCATCCAGACCGCCTTCCGCGAGACCGCCGACGCCCTCGCCGCCCGCGCCACCTACGAAGACCAGCTCCGCGCCACCGAGCAGGAAGCCAAAGACGCCGAGGAATCGTACAACCTCTCCCTGCTCCGCTTCCATAACGGCATCGACACCCTCCTCAACACCCTCACCCGCCAGCGCACCTTCCTCGCAGCGCAGCAAACTGCCATCAACCTCCGCCTCGCCCGCTTGCAGAACCTCGTCACGCTCTACCGCGTCCTCGGCGGCGGCTGGCAGGAAGGCGGGAAGAAGGAAGCCGAGTCCCAGGCCGAGGGAACGCTGCCCTCACAGTAG
- a CDS encoding efflux RND transporter permease subunit produces MVNFFIDRPVFAWVIAILIMLAGGLAIKELPIAQYPSIAPPSIAISGTYPGASSETVQSTVVQVIEQQLSGIDNLLYFTSESDKDGSLSINLYFNQGTNADIAQVQVQNKLQLATPSLPLEVQQQGLRVAKSTRNFLLVAGFYSRDKTQTTADISDFIASVVQDPVSRTPGVGDFLLFGSQYAMRIWVDPAKLRNFSLTPADLKTAIQAQNVQIPSGELGGLPIVKGQQLNATIVGPSRLKTPAEFGAILVKTAADGSQIRLRDVARIELDAESFTRTTQFNGYPSAALAVKLAAGSNALETADAVRTAIAKLKPLFPSGYEVVYPYDTTPFVKLSIHEVVKTLIEAIFLVFCVMLLFLQNFRATLIPTIAVPVVLLGTFAVLSAAGFSINVLTLFAMVLAIGLLVDDAIVVVENVERVMSEEGLDPKAAVKKSMTQITGALVGIALVLTAVFIPMAFFGGSTGVVYRQFSITMASAMVLSVLIALIFTPVLCATLLSPVEKGHKEKDKGFFGYFNKGFNWTRNSYGKGVNYTLSRTFRFVIVYAVLIGGLIFLFPRIPTSFLPDEDQGVLFVQVTTPPGATLDRTSAILSQIRDYFLTEEKEAVYSVYTVAGFSFGGRGQSSGLGFIKLNPWEDRPGAKNRVQAIAARASKHFAQYKDAMAFAFAPPAALELGNATGFDLQLLDLGGAGHEALMNARNQFLGMASKSPLLVGVRPNGLNDEPQYKIQIDRDRATALGLSLADVHDTLTEGWGSAYVNDFVDRGRIKRVFIQGEATSRMQPQDFENWFVRNQSGSMVPFSAFATGSWGIGSPKLERYNGTSSVEILGMPVPGKSSGDAMTEVQNLVAKLPPGIGYDWTGLSFEEKRAGSQTIVLYSISLLVVFLCLAALYESWAVPFAVMLTVPLGVLGAVMATYFRGLANDVFFQVGLLTTIGLSAKNAILIIEFAKEGYDQGTPLLEATLHAAQQRLRPILMTSLAFILGVLPLAIASGAGSGGQNAIGTGVVGGMLTATILAIFFIPLFFVGILRLFKVKPTKGEPHPDDHPDHQPAPAEQGHGHDHGKGHQSDPSTGEAK; encoded by the coding sequence ATGGTCAATTTCTTCATCGACCGTCCCGTCTTCGCGTGGGTCATCGCCATCCTCATCATGCTGGCGGGCGGCCTCGCCATCAAGGAGCTGCCGATCGCCCAGTACCCGAGCATCGCCCCGCCCTCCATCGCGATCAGCGGCACCTACCCCGGCGCCTCCTCGGAGACCGTGCAGAGCACCGTCGTCCAGGTCATCGAGCAGCAGCTGAGCGGCATCGACAACCTCCTCTACTTCACCTCCGAAAGCGACAAGGACGGGAGTCTCTCGATCAACCTCTACTTCAACCAGGGGACCAACGCCGACATCGCCCAGGTGCAGGTGCAGAACAAGCTCCAGCTCGCCACGCCCTCCCTCCCGCTGGAGGTGCAGCAGCAGGGCCTCCGCGTCGCGAAGTCGACCCGGAACTTCCTCCTCGTCGCCGGCTTCTACTCCCGCGACAAGACCCAGACCACCGCCGACATCTCCGACTTCATCGCCTCGGTCGTCCAGGACCCCGTCAGCCGCACGCCGGGCGTCGGGGACTTCCTCCTCTTCGGCTCCCAGTACGCCATGCGCATCTGGGTCGATCCGGCGAAGCTCCGCAACTTCTCCCTCACCCCCGCCGACCTCAAGACCGCCATCCAGGCCCAGAACGTCCAGATCCCCTCGGGCGAACTCGGCGGCCTCCCCATCGTGAAGGGCCAGCAGCTCAACGCCACCATCGTCGGCCCATCCCGGCTGAAGACCCCGGCCGAGTTCGGCGCGATCCTCGTGAAGACCGCCGCCGACGGCTCCCAGATCCGCCTCCGCGATGTCGCCCGGATCGAGCTCGATGCCGAGAGCTTCACCCGCACCACCCAGTTCAACGGTTACCCCTCCGCCGCCCTCGCCGTGAAGCTCGCCGCCGGGTCGAACGCCCTCGAGACCGCCGACGCCGTCCGCACCGCCATCGCGAAACTGAAGCCCCTCTTCCCGTCCGGCTACGAGGTCGTCTACCCCTACGACACGACGCCCTTCGTGAAGCTCTCCATCCATGAGGTCGTGAAGACTCTCATCGAGGCGATCTTCCTCGTCTTCTGCGTCATGCTCCTCTTCCTGCAGAACTTCCGCGCCACCCTCATCCCGACGATCGCCGTCCCCGTCGTCCTCCTCGGCACCTTCGCCGTCCTCTCCGCCGCCGGATTCTCGATCAACGTCCTCACCCTCTTCGCGATGGTCCTCGCCATCGGCCTCCTCGTCGATGACGCCATCGTCGTCGTCGAGAACGTCGAGCGTGTCATGTCCGAGGAGGGCCTCGACCCGAAGGCCGCCGTGAAGAAGTCGATGACCCAGATCACCGGTGCCCTCGTCGGCATCGCCCTCGTCCTCACCGCCGTCTTCATCCCGATGGCCTTCTTCGGCGGTTCCACCGGCGTCGTCTACCGGCAGTTCTCGATCACCATGGCCTCGGCGATGGTCCTCTCCGTCCTCATCGCCCTCATCTTCACCCCCGTCCTCTGCGCCACCCTCCTCTCCCCCGTCGAGAAGGGGCACAAGGAAAAGGACAAGGGCTTCTTCGGCTACTTCAACAAGGGATTCAACTGGACCCGGAATAGCTACGGCAAGGGGGTCAACTACACCCTCTCCCGCACCTTCCGCTTCGTCATCGTCTACGCCGTCCTCATCGGCGGCCTCATCTTCCTCTTCCCCCGCATCCCCACCTCCTTCCTCCCCGACGAGGATCAGGGCGTCCTCTTCGTCCAGGTCACCACCCCTCCCGGGGCGACCCTCGACCGGACCTCGGCGATCCTCTCCCAGATCCGCGACTACTTCCTGACCGAGGAAAAGGAAGCCGTCTACTCCGTCTACACCGTCGCCGGATTCAGCTTCGGCGGCCGCGGGCAGAGCTCGGGCCTCGGCTTCATTAAGCTCAACCCGTGGGAAGACCGCCCCGGCGCGAAGAACCGCGTCCAGGCCATCGCCGCCCGCGCCTCGAAGCACTTCGCCCAATACAAGGACGCCATGGCCTTCGCCTTCGCGCCCCCCGCCGCCCTCGAGCTCGGCAACGCCACCGGCTTCGACCTCCAGCTCCTCGACCTCGGGGGCGCGGGCCACGAGGCCCTCATGAACGCGCGGAACCAGTTCCTCGGCATGGCCTCGAAGAGCCCCCTCCTCGTCGGCGTCCGCCCGAACGGCCTCAACGACGAGCCCCAATACAAGATCCAGATCGACCGCGACCGCGCCACCGCCCTCGGCCTCTCCCTCGCCGACGTCCACGACACCCTCACCGAGGGCTGGGGCTCCGCCTACGTGAACGACTTCGTCGACCGCGGCCGCATCAAGCGCGTCTTCATCCAGGGCGAGGCCACCTCCCGCATGCAGCCGCAGGACTTCGAGAACTGGTTCGTCCGCAACCAGAGCGGCAGCATGGTCCCCTTCTCCGCCTTTGCCACCGGGAGTTGGGGCATCGGCTCCCCGAAGCTCGAACGCTACAACGGCACCTCGTCCGTCGAGATCCTCGGCATGCCCGTCCCCGGGAAGAGCTCCGGCGACGCGATGACCGAGGTCCAGAACCTCGTCGCCAAGCTCCCCCCCGGGATCGGGTATGACTGGACCGGCCTCTCCTTCGAGGAAAAGCGCGCCGGGAGCCAGACCATCGTCCTCTACAGCATCTCCCTCCTCGTCGTCTTCCTCTGCCTCGCGGCGCTCTACGAGAGCTGGGCCGTCCCCTTCGCCGTCATGCTCACCGTCCCCCTCGGCGTCCTCGGCGCCGTCATGGCGACCTACTTCCGCGGCCTCGCCAACGACGTCTTCTTCCAGGTCGGCCTCCTCACGACGATCGGCCTCTCCGCGAAGAACGCGATCCTGATCATCGAGTTCGCGAAGGAAGGCTACGACCAGGGGACCCCCCTGCTTGAGGCAACCCTCCACGCCGCCCAGCAGCGGCTCCGCCCGATCCTCATGACCTCCCTCGCCTTCATCCTCGGCGTCCTTCCTTTGGCCATCGCCAGCGGCGCGGGCTCCGGCGGCCAGAACGCGATCGGCACCGGCGTCGTCGGCGGCATGCTCACCGCCACCATCCTCGCCATCTTCTTCATCCCCCTCTTCTTCGTCGGCATCCTCCGCCTCTTCAAGGTGAAGCCGACGAAGGGCGAGCCCCATCCCGACGATCACCCCGACCATCAACCCGCCCCGGCGGAACAGGGCCACGGCCACGATCACGGTAAGGGCCACCAGTCCGATCCCTCCACCGGGGAGGCCAAATGA
- a CDS encoding efflux RND transporter periplasmic adaptor subunit, with product MRPLPLSLSSLGLGLATALLLAGCGHDAPPQASSPPPAEVSVVTLATVPVPLSSDLPGRTSPYRIAEVRPQVNGVIQKRLFEEGAEVTVGQPLYQIDPAPYEAALASAAAAQARAEATLTSARFLAQRNAPLVKAGAVSQQEYDDAVSAQKQAEADIASAKANVATAQINLGYTKITSPIAGRTGRSAVTEGALVTANQTTSLVIVQQLDPIYVDIVQPSAQLLRLRYALASGAIKSDDKDKMQAETKLLLEDGSAYPLPGKLQFAEVTVDEGTGSLTLRALFPNPQRLLLPGMYVHARVQEGVAQNSLLVPQRAVTYNAKGQATTLVVGPDDKVALRILKPDRTVGDAWLVPNGVDPQTGQGLQARERVIVEGIQKVAPGAAVHATEFTPAPPAGSAPASSTANPAAPQG from the coding sequence ATGCGCCCCCTCCCCCTTTCACTTTCCTCGTTGGGCCTGGGCCTCGCCACGGCCCTCCTCCTGGCGGGCTGCGGCCACGACGCGCCGCCGCAGGCCTCCTCTCCCCCTCCGGCCGAGGTCTCCGTCGTCACCCTCGCCACCGTTCCCGTCCCCCTCAGCAGCGACCTCCCCGGCCGCACCTCCCCCTACCGGATCGCCGAGGTCCGCCCGCAGGTCAACGGCGTCATCCAGAAGCGCCTCTTCGAGGAAGGGGCCGAGGTCACCGTCGGCCAGCCCCTCTACCAGATCGATCCCGCCCCCTACGAGGCCGCCCTCGCCAGCGCGGCGGCCGCCCAGGCCCGCGCCGAGGCGACCCTCACCTCCGCCCGCTTCCTCGCCCAGCGCAACGCCCCCCTCGTGAAGGCCGGGGCCGTCAGCCAGCAGGAATACGACGACGCCGTCTCCGCCCAGAAACAGGCCGAGGCCGACATCGCCAGCGCGAAGGCCAACGTCGCGACCGCCCAGATCAACCTCGGCTACACGAAGATCACCTCCCCCATCGCCGGGCGGACGGGCCGCTCCGCCGTCACCGAGGGGGCCCTCGTCACCGCGAACCAGACCACCTCCCTCGTCATCGTCCAGCAGCTCGACCCGATCTATGTCGACATCGTCCAGCCCTCCGCCCAGCTCCTCCGCCTCCGCTACGCCCTCGCCTCCGGGGCGATCAAGAGCGACGACAAGGACAAGATGCAGGCCGAGACGAAGCTCCTCCTCGAGGACGGCAGCGCCTATCCCCTCCCCGGGAAGCTCCAGTTCGCCGAGGTCACCGTCGACGAGGGGACCGGCTCCCTCACCCTCCGCGCCCTCTTCCCGAACCCCCAGCGCCTCCTCCTCCCCGGCATGTACGTCCACGCCCGCGTCCAGGAAGGGGTCGCGCAGAACTCCCTCCTCGTCCCCCAGCGCGCCGTGACCTACAACGCCAAGGGCCAGGCCACCACCCTCGTCGTCGGCCCCGACGACAAGGTCGCCCTCCGCATCCTCAAGCCCGACCGCACCGTCGGCGACGCCTGGCTCGTCCCGAACGGCGTCGACCCCCAGACCGGCCAGGGCCTCCAGGCCCGGGAACGGGTCATCGTCGAAGGGATCCAGAAAGTCGCCCCCGGGGCGGCCGTCCACGCCACCGAGTTCACCCCCGCCCCTCCCGCCGGATCGGCGCCGGCCTCCTCCACCGCCAATCCGGCCGCGCCCCAAGGCTAG